In Mesorhizobium sp. M9A.F.Ca.ET.002.03.1.2, the DNA window GACATCGAATGACCCAGCCCGAAGCCGGCGTCGGCGATGTGGAACTCATGCTCGAAGGCGGCGACCAGGGAAAGCCCGGTCGCGGCCTTCAGTTCCGCCAGCGCGTCTATCAGCATGGTGCGCGTGCAGCCGACCCAAGGGCCGCCGTCGAGTTCGACGATGTTGCCGACGACCATGTCGAAGGGCGTCGCCGATCCGGTCAGCACTGTCCGAAAACGCGCGTTGAGATCGGGCACCAGCCGCACGTCGCCGGACGAACCCCAGGGATTGGGATCGACGATGGAATTGAACGGCGTCAGCGACAGATTGGCCTGCAGCCAGCCGACGCCGGTGGCGGCGATCTTCTGCAGCTTGCTTTCGACGACCGAGCGGCCGCGCGTGATGGCGGAGAGATCGGTGGTGACGACGGCAACGAGCGGTTCGACGGTCGATGTCATGCGGCTTTTCCCAAGGCTTCGAAGCGATCGACGACGGTGGCCGTATCGGTGACCCAGCAATAGCCGCCGAAGGCCATGAGCGCGCCGTCATGGCGCTCCTGCGTGGCGGCGGCGCAGGCATCCGACACGCAAGTGACGAGATAGCCGCGGTCGGCGGCGTCGCGCACCGCCATGTCGACGCACTGGTCGGTCATGATGCCGGCAACGATCAGGTAACGCACGCCGAGATTCTTCAGCACATAGTCGATATTGGTCGAGTTGAAGACGCCGGACGACGTCTTCGGCAGCATGATCTCGTCGCCGACCGGCGCCAGCGATGGCACCGGCAAGCCCTCCGGCAGGCTGGGAGCGATATGGATCGGCGTCAGCTTGTGATCAAGCGAGCGGTCGCGGCCGTCTTCCGTCAGGCTCTGGATGATGGTGTGGATCACCTCGACGCCATTGGCGCGGGCCGCCGCCAGCAGGCGCTCCTGGTTGGGGATCGTCTGCGATGCCGTCTGCCGGTAGAAATAGTGGTCGGGGCCGCGCTCCGGATGCGACGGATCGGCGCCGGGCTCCAGCCAGATGCGCTGCATGTCGACCACGAGCAACGCGGTTTCGCCGGCCCGGAACGGCTCGTTTCGTTTTGGCAGTGGTTGCGTCATGCTTTCTGGCCCTGCTTTGTTGATTTGGTTTGGGCGGATTTAGGTTGGGCCGATTTGGGCCCGGGCGTCCTACGCGCCCCGTTCTCTTCGAGACCGGCGCTGTCGAGGGTCACGGCATTGGCATGCCGCACGTCTTCGAGCCTCTCGATGCGTTCGCGAGCGGCATCGCCCAGCGAGGAGACGATCTGGGCGACCAGCGCCTCCATCTGCGCGATCGCCGGCGCCAGCGTGTCATAGGGCGAGGCGACTTCCAGCGGACTGACGATGGTAACCTCGGCGAGATCGGCGATCGGCGACAGCCACTGGTCGGTGAACAGCACGATGCGCACGTCGCGCGCCGCCGCCTGCCTGGCGTAGTCGATGACGTCGAACTGGTAGCGGCGATAATCGAAAACGACCAATACGTCACGGCGGCCGAGATCGGCCAGCGTGTCGAAAGCCTGTGCCGACAGCGTGCCGAGGTCGCGCACGCCCGGCCTGAACTGCAGCATGTAGCCGGCGAACATGCTGGCGATATGGCGGCTGAAACGACCGCCGAGCATAACCACCTCACCCTTGGTCTCCATCAGCAAACGGGCGGCGCGCTCGTAGCTCTGCAGCGGCGTCAGGCTGACGGATTTCTCGAGCGCGGCGCCGACGGAGCCAAGATAGGCGAGGATGGCGCTGTCTTCAGCGCCTGTCGGCCGCTTGGCCTCCATCATCAGCAGGGGCGAATGCAGCCTGGCCTCGACCTCCGCCAGAAGCTTGGCCTGAAAATCCGGGAAGCCATCATAGCCGAGCTTCACCACCAGCCTGACCACGGTTGGGTCGCTGACGCCGGCGCGCCGGGCGAGTGACGAAGCAGT includes these proteins:
- a CDS encoding isochorismatase family cysteine hydrolase, translating into MTQPLPKRNEPFRAGETALLVVDMQRIWLEPGADPSHPERGPDHYFYRQTASQTIPNQERLLAAARANGVEVIHTIIQSLTEDGRDRSLDHKLTPIHIAPSLPEGLPVPSLAPVGDEIMLPKTSSGVFNSTNIDYVLKNLGVRYLIVAGIMTDQCVDMAVRDAADRGYLVTCVSDACAAATQERHDGALMAFGGYCWVTDTATVVDRFEALGKAA
- a CDS encoding MurR/RpiR family transcriptional regulator; the encoded protein is MAIRDVLMRGDIVLTPSEEKIVRLLLTDYPTSGLGTASSLARRAGVSDPTVVRLVVKLGYDGFPDFQAKLLAEVEARLHSPLLMMEAKRPTGAEDSAILAYLGSVGAALEKSVSLTPLQSYERAARLLMETKGEVVMLGGRFSRHIASMFAGYMLQFRPGVRDLGTLSAQAFDTLADLGRRDVLVVFDYRRYQFDVIDYARQAAARDVRIVLFTDQWLSPIADLAEVTIVSPLEVASPYDTLAPAIAQMEALVAQIVSSLGDAARERIERLEDVRHANAVTLDSAGLEENGARRTPGPKSAQPKSAQTKSTKQGQKA